One Ilumatobacter coccineus YM16-304 genomic window, GGAGCAGCCGGCTGGCGATGTGCTCGATGGCGGCGTAGTACTCGCGCCAGATCGCGGGGAACTCGGCAGGGCGCTCCGGCCAGATCGCGTCGTAGAACACGGCGCCGACGTCGGCGGGGTAGCCGTTGGCGATCGCGTCGGCGACGGTGTCGAACTTGAACACGTTGAACGACTGGCGCTCGCTGGTGTGGAATCCGGGGCCCGTGCCGGGGCAGGCGTAGCCCTGGAAGAGCAGGTCGTTCGGCGAGCGGAACTTCAGCTTCTCCTCGAGCGGCAGCCGGAAGAACTCTTCGGAAATCGCGAAGAAGCGCTGGATCAGGTCGGCATCGACGCCGTGGCCGGCGACCGAGACGAAGCCGACGGTCGCGCATGCGTCACACAGCGCCTTCGACAGTCCGTCGGGGTCGGTGTCGAACGTCGAGAGGTCGACGATCGGGACCTCGGCATCGGGCACGGCGTAGGGATCCGGGCGGTCGATCGCCGCATTGTTCGTCACAGCGTTGTTCGTCATCTTGTTCACCATTCAGTTTCGTCGTGTGCAGTGCTGGTGGTCGGTTGGTGGTGGTCGGTGCGTGGGTTCACGTCGTGGCGTTCGCAGGTTCGGAGTCGGGCGTGGCGAGCCCCGGCCAAGTGCCGTCGACGATCTCGCGGTAGATCTTGCGGAGCGCGATCGTCCCGCGGTCGACCTTGAGGTGCACCAGGTCGACGAGGTCGAGCTCGTAGTCGTTCGTGGTCCCTTCGAGCAGGTCCTTGTCTTCGAACGTGACGGCCCGGTCGAACGCGACGACGTCCGCGGCCGCGACGTCGTCTTCGGTGTCGTTGCGAATCGCCCACTGCACCAACCGCATCGTGCCGTCGTCGACCGGGCAGATACCGGTGACGAGGATGTGGTGCAGCCCGTTGGGATACGTGATCCCCATCACGCGCAGGAACGGCGCGACGAACCGGCTGACGGTGGTGCGCACCGTCGTCGGATCGCTGATGCGGTTCGCGCGCTGCGACACGTCGAGTTGGTTCTGCACGACGAGTTCAGTGCGCGCTTCGAGACCTTCGTCGGTCATCGTGATCTCGGGCGGGTCGATGTTGGCGTCGGCCTCGGCGCCGAACGTACGGCGGTGGACGAACGCGACGTGCGCCGGATCGAACGAGTTGTCGACCAGCCGCGGCGCCGCGACGTCCCACGTCTCGTCGAACTCGCGGATGTGTCGGTAGCCGGGGTCGGACCACTCGGGAAT contains:
- a CDS encoding aromatic ring-hydroxylating dioxygenase subunit alpha; protein product: MLVTEVPAFRSFWYPVAFVDDLADGPLRRTVLGEHLVVWKVSDDEIGAAHDVCPHRSSALSKGWVENGCIVCPYHGWQFGQSGKAQLIPQLDPGVPIPPKAVLRSVHATVRYGVAWVALEEPVGGLPDIPEWSDPGYRHIREFDETWDVAAPRLVDNSFDPAHVAFVHRRTFGAEADANIDPPEITMTDEGLEARTELVVQNQLDVSQRANRISDPTTVRTTVSRFVAPFLRVMGITYPNGLHHILVTGICPVDDGTMRLVQWAIRNDTEDDVAAADVVAFDRAVTFEDKDLLEGTTNDYELDLVDLVHLKVDRGTIALRKIYREIVDGTWPGLATPDSEPANATT